A single Hippocampus zosterae strain Florida chromosome 19, ASM2543408v3, whole genome shotgun sequence DNA region contains:
- the mtmr9 gene encoding myotubularin-related protein 9 — translation MEFAELIKTPRVDGVVLHRPLMPPVEGTLCLTGHHLILSSRQDNTEELWLLHSNIDAIEKRFVGSVGRIIVKCKDLRVIQLDIPGMEECINIASSTEALSTLDSISLTYPFFYRPMFEVIHDGWNCFCPHDAFKDLESMTDEWRLSEVNKDFSVCPSYPRLVAVPKGIDDEALRTAATFRHGGRFPVLSYYHKNNGMVMMRAAQPLTGTNGRRCKEDEKLINATLRPGKRGYVIDTRAIHVAQQAKAKGGGFESEANYPQWRRIHKAIERSGVLQESLIKLAEACNDQSHNMDRWLSKLEASNWLGHVKEILTAACLAAQCIDREGASVLVHGAEGTDSTLQITSLAQIILDPGCRTLRGFQGLLEREWLQAGHPFQRRCAQSAYSNGKARQEAPVFLLFLDCVWQILRQFPCSFEFGEAFLVLLFEHSYASQFGTFLGNSAAERAKLSVSDKTVSLWSWVNRPQELERLANPLYEPNGLVIWPSVAPQSLLLWEGVFLRWNRSSRCADEAREEMLHIIEYNKELQNRVNLLRRQLAQLETQDPLLQTP, via the exons ATGGAGTTCGCCGAGCTGATCAAGACGCCGCGGGTGGACGGGGTGGTCCTCCACCGGCCCTTGATGCCCCCGGTGGAGGGAACCTTGTGCCTGACGGGCCATCACCTCATCCTCTCCTCCAGGCAGGACAACACGGAGGAGCTGTGGCTGCTTCACTCCAACATTGACGCCATAGAGAAGAG GTTTGTGGGCTCCGTTGGTAGGATCATAGTCAAATGTAAAGACCTCAGAGTGATCCAGCTCGACATTCCTGGGATGGAGGAGTGCATCAACATTGCAAGCTCTACAGAG GCCCTCTCGACCCTCGATTCCATCTCCCTGACGTACCCTTTCTTCTACCGGCCCATGTTTGAGGTCATCCATGACGGATGGAATTGTTTCTGTCCTCACGATGCTTTTAAAGACCTGGAGTCCATG ACAGACGAGTGGCGGCTGAGTGAAGTCAACAAGGACTTCAGCGTGTGTCCGTCCTATCCTCGCCTGGTGGCGGTGCCCAAGGGCATCGACGACGAGGCCCTGCGAACGGCGGCGACGTTCCGTCACGGCGGCCGCTTTCCCGTGCTCAGCTACTACCACAAGAACAACGGCATG GTGATGATGCGAGCGGCTCAGCCTCTCACCGGCACCAACGGGCGGCGCTGCAAGGAAGACGAGAAGCTGATCAACGCCACCCTGCGGCCGGGCAAGCGCGGCTACGTCATCGACACGCGCGCCATTCACGTGGCCCAGCAGGCCAAAGCCAAAGGAGGCGGCTTCGAGTCGGAGGCCAACTACCCGCAGTGGAGGAGGATCCACAAGGCCATCGAAAG GTCCGGCGTCCTGCAGGAGAGTCTGATCAAGCTGGCGGAGGCGTGCAACGACCAGTCGCACAACATGGACCGCTGGCTCAGCAAGCTGGAGGCCTCCAACTGGCTGGGCCACGTCAAGGAGATCCTGACCGCCGCCTGCCTGGCGGCCCAGTGCATCGACAG GGAGGGCGCCTCCGTCCTGGTCCACGGCGCCGAAGGCACCGACTCCACGCTCCAAATCACCTCCTTGGCTCAGATCATCTTGGATCCCGGCTGCAGGACCCTCCGAGGCTTCCAGGGCCTGTTGGAGCGAGAGTGGCTCCAG GCGGGTCACCCGTTCCAGCGGCGCTGCGCCCAATCGGCCTACTCCAACGGCAAAGCGCGGCAGGAGGCGCCCGTCTTCCTGCTCTTCCTGGACTGCGTGTGGCAGATCCTGCGGCAGTTTCCCTGTTCCTTTGAGTTTGGCGAGGCCTTCCTGGTGCTGCTCTTTGAGCACTCGTACGCGTCCCAGTTTGGCACCTTTCTGGGCAACAGCGCGGCCGAGAG GGCCAAGCTGTCCGTGTCCGACAAGACGGTTTCGCTGTGGTCCTGGGTGAATCGGCCCCAGGAGCTGGAGCGCCTGGCCAACCCGCTTTACGAGCCCAACGGTTTGGTCATCTGGCCCTCGGTGGCACCGCAGAGCCTGCTGCTGTGGGAGG GAGTGTTCCTCCGCTGGAACCGCTCGTCCAGATGCGCGGACGAGGCCCGCGAGGAAATGCTGCACATCATCGAGTACAACAAGGAGCTCCAGAACAGAGTCAACCTCCTGCGCCGGCAGCTGGCCCAGCTGGAGACCCAAGATCCGCTCCTGCAAACGCCCTAG